The Siniperca chuatsi isolate FFG_IHB_CAS linkage group LG12, ASM2008510v1, whole genome shotgun sequence genome has a segment encoding these proteins:
- the LOC122885051 gene encoding uncharacterized protein LOC122885051 translates to MMFVGTPLDSNPTSPIPAHIPSPECQSDSPSPALLPQSPPCWATQARCDLAQAEAELRRLQEGHATETESVKRGLERAILGARREERRLLERVEQDHRDTQQRLEQVQRENMAAARVSQSLLDQRLRKLDQLQQRIQEVGLDESGPHKNLLLKEVAEFLQPWEISVSLKKVNFKPSSQPNAVAFGDIRVQEQSLCLHFGGCGPQGQLCALHSHEMQCEDTNHQGAGGEKSTVGQGWTSPTGRVVKKLNLSTWSDLESEEEQKLSSSKICHWLPKCEQSDMESFQDDKMESASFQPQREDVFLTVPTVLKNMDTEGKEQVYKMNSNGKHYSPRNQRKLRTVVSDRKPSPSTERRREHAKLSHCLSLDNQDRNKGKVNQDSNSRHLRYGNSALTCPRMTPREPLTSQSCLDLTSRSRPHSRLSQSSDEHSLGTHGDSGRAPSPTDSLDSSYTFIVSPSHDYSMNRGSLNYNCRLSKSAVDLTHKTCPLISGGTNEHVGVWRVKCGNFNSMSSSTSTSPTLSRGPRVSDMGQTLLYPTYRSHNILHQPQKHKQGLKQPLVARSLSMSVIDGSSQEPKRGKGERGEPALVELEEEGDHSLTAFNPRGVHLIRQFGKQGSGRADLTLPSGIHASPQGQLFIVDCGNARVQVTDPRGNVLQQVTSPTSDGSARRCRNYFDIAVNAKGLIALSCAAERALLVFSRHGRLLQTFGGSGLGSAKDELEAPRGVTVTRLDEFLVADIRKGTLIALKLDPKTGSRLERTVVTGFHRPYLVAACLSSGMVAVSERGNETGCVPCIKVLEPGWNTVRVLGVCAGMGPILACPWGICIDTDGNVLVADWGEQHRVLLYPAQGVGWPMVIQGLSSPRGLTLLPEGQLAVSDSMHHCIKIYQYKVTQDQKE, encoded by the exons ATGATGTTTGTCGGAACTCCTTTGGATAGCAATCCCACCTCCCCTATCCCAGCCCACATCCCCAGTCCCGAATGTCAGTCAGACAGTCCTTCACCTGCTCTCCTGCCTCAGTCTCCTCCATGCTGGGCAACACAGGCACGATGCGACCTTGCCcaggcagaggcagagctgcGTCGCCTACAAGAGGGTCATGCAACTGAGACTGAATCTGTGAAGCGGGGTCTAGAGCGAGCCATCCTGGGTGCACGCAGAGAAGAGCGGCGCCTACTTGAGAGGGTGGAGCAGGACCATCGGGACACACAGCAGCGTCTGGAGCAGGTTCAGAGGGAGAATATGGCAGCAGCACGGGTCAGCCAATCCCTGTTGGACCAAAGGCTCCGTAAACTGGATCAACTTCAGCAGCGGATTCAGGAGGTGGGTCTGGATGAAAGTGGGCCACACAAGAACCTGCTGCTGAAGGAGGTTGCAGAGTTCCTACAACCCTGGGAAATATCAGTTTCCCTAAAGAAAGTGAACTTCAAACCCAGCTCCCAACCTAATGCTGTCGCCTTTGGAGATATTCGTGTGCAAGAACAAAGCCTGTGCCTGCATTTCGGAGGTTGTGGGCCACAGGGGCAGCTGTGTGCTCTCCATTCACATGAGATGCAGTGTGAAGACACAAACCATCAAGGTGCTGGGGGAGAAAAAAGCACCGTAGGACAGGGGTGGACCTCACCAACAGGCAGGGTTGTTAAAAAGCTTAACCTCTCTACCTGGAGTGATCTGGAATCAGAGGAGGAACAAAAGCTATCCTCATCAAAGATATGTCACTGGCTTCCAAAGTGTGAACAATCTGACATGGAGTCATTCCAGGATGACAAGATGGAATCAGCCTCCTTTCAGCCACAAAGGGAGGACGTATTTCTGACTGTCCCTACGGTACTTAAAAACATGGATACTGAAGGCAAGGAGCAGGTGTACAAGATGAATAGTAATGGAAAACACTACTCTCCTAGAAATCAGAGGAAGTTGCGTACTGTGGTCTCTGATAGGAAGCCGTCCCCCTCAACTGAACGAAGACGGGAGCATGCAAAGCTGAGTCACTGCTTGAGTTTAGACAACCAGGATCGAAATAAAGGAAAAGTGAATCAAGATTCCAATAGTAGACATTTGAGGTACGGCAACAGTGCCCTTACATGCCCAAGGATGACTCCAAGAGAGCCTCTAACCAGCCAAAGCTGCCTAGACCTCACCTCCAGAAGCCGACCTCACTCTCGCCTCAGCCAGTCCTCTGATGAACACTCTCTAGGGACCCATGGTGACTCTGGCCGAGCTCCATCCCCAACAGACAGCCTTGACTCCAGCTATACTTTCATCGTTAGCCCATCTCATGACTACAGCATGAACAGAGGCTCTTTGAATTACAATTGCCGTCTATCAAAGTCTGCAGTGGACTTGACACACAAGACATGCCCGCTGATCAGCGGTGGGACGAATGAGCACGTGGGAGTGTGGAGGGTAAAGTGTGGCAACTTCAACTCCATGTCAAGCTCCACCTCAACCTCACCAACTCTCAGTAGGGGGCCTAGGGTCTCTGACATGGGACAGACCCTCTTGTACCCTACATATAGAAGTCATAATATTCTGCACCAGCCACAGAAACACAAGCAAGGCTTAAAACAGCCCCTGGTGGCTAGGTCTTTATCCATGTCTGTCATAGATGGTTCCTCTCAAGAGCCAAAGAGAggcaaaggagagagaggtgagcCAGCCCTGGTGGAGTTGGAAGAAGAAGGAGACCATTCCTTGACAGCATTCAACCCCAGAGGAGTCCATCTGATCAGGCAGTTTGGGAAACAGGGTTCAGGTCGGGCTGACCTTACCCTGCCAAGTGGTATCCATGCCTCACCACAGGGCCAACTCTTTATAGTGGACTGCGGAAATGCACGTGTTCAG GTGACTGACCCTCGGGGCAATGTCCTCCAGCAAGTGACCTCCCCAACTTCTGATGGCTCTGCCAGACGATGTCGGAACTACTTTGATATTGCTGTCAATGCTAAGGGTTTGATTGCATTAAGCTGTGCAGCTGAGCGAGCCCTGCTTGTGTTCAGCCGGCATGGTCGCCTGCTCCAGACCTTTGGAGGGTCAGGGTTGGGCTCCGCAAAAGATGAGCTTGAGGCTCCCAGGGGTGTAACCGTAACCAGGCTGGATGAGTTCTTGGTAGCTGATATCCGGAAAGGTACCCTCATTGCCCTAAAGCTTGACCCTAAGACAGGCTCCCGTCTTGAGCGCACAGTGGTGACCGGATTTCACCGGCCCTACTTAGTGGCAGCTTGCTTGAGCTCAGGCATGGTAGCTGTGTCTGAAAGGGGCAATGAAACAGGTTGTGTGCCTTGCATCAAAGTGCTGGAGCCAGGCTGGAACACAGTGAGAGTTCTGGGTGTATGTGCTGGTATGGGACCCATCCTGGCTTGCCCCTGGGGCATCTGTATAGATACAGATGGTAATGTGCTGGTTGCAGACTGGGGGGAGCAGCACAGAGTCCTGTTATACCCGGCACAGGGAGTGGGGTGGCCCATGGTAATTCAGGGCTTGAGTAGTCCGCGTGGCCTGACCCTGCTACCTGAGGGCCAACTAGCAGTGTCCGACAGCATGCACCATTGCATAAAGATATACCAGTACAAAGTGACCCAGGACCAGAAAGAGTGA